The following are encoded together in the Zingiber officinale cultivar Zhangliang chromosome 8A, Zo_v1.1, whole genome shotgun sequence genome:
- the LOC122010286 gene encoding uncharacterized protein LOC122010286 has protein sequence MEKGIPGGGQGDVKQLADCTVANALGTWFFSVAGALIAIPVGIRRKSLGPLVFFGTTGTMLDIIIGISQCEREHAEHQMRLLEAQNHENTVPVDAES, from the exons ATGGAAAAGGGTATACCAGGCGGCGGTCAGGGCGACGTCAAGCAGCTCGCGGATTGCACTGTTGCCAA TGCACTCGGAACATGGTTTTTCTCCGTAGCTGGTGCTTTAATTGCAATTCCCGTCGGAATACGCAGGAAATCACTGGGGCCATTGGTATTCTTTGGTACCACTGGCACCATGCTCGATATCATAATAGGAATCAGCCAGTGCGAAagagaacatgcagagcaccagATGAGACTCTTAGAAGCCCAAAACCATGAAAACACTGTGCCAGTGGATGCAGAAAGTTAA